A window of Phyllobacterium sp. T1293 contains these coding sequences:
- a CDS encoding MFS transporter: protein MSPYWSAIYIAASTLLSLTQGLGMNLIATNVSQIQGYLGATNTETTWLIAAYMAPNVSLSVALIKIRAQYGLRNFAQLSIAGFVLVSLMHLFVTDLQSAIIIRFFSGMAASPMSTLAFLYMLEAFPPARKLTVAVCLVLTNISLASPMARFLSPALLDFGQWRGLYMFEVSLAFIAFTIIYLLPLTPPPRAKVIEKLDILAYLLIAVGFGCTAVVLVTGRLYWWTEVSWLGILLAIAVVTLTLAVIIDLNRTKPLLDIRWIVSKEVLHLAGTILLFRLIVSEQATVATNFFQNLGLLNDQIATLYAVMMVSMVVAGLCCAAVMTPERGPAIHVIALIFLIIGSYMDSQATNLTRPENMYVSQALIAAATVIFLPPAMSAGLMSALKRGPVYILNFFIVFLATQSLGGLLGTAVFGSFITIREKFHSNVLAEHIVMSDPLVAQRVAQLASGYGRVITDKVLLNAEGIALLSQQATREANILAYNDAFFLIAGISFFALVALLLHVSFRYGIRKFTLPAITGEIAQPSS from the coding sequence TCTCGGCGCGACAAACACCGAAACGACATGGCTGATCGCTGCCTATATGGCGCCAAATGTCAGTCTTTCGGTCGCCTTGATCAAAATCCGCGCCCAATATGGCCTGCGCAATTTTGCCCAGCTGAGTATTGCCGGATTTGTGCTTGTCTCGCTGATGCATCTGTTTGTGACCGATCTGCAATCGGCCATCATCATCCGTTTTTTCAGCGGCATGGCGGCCTCTCCCATGTCGACCCTCGCTTTTCTCTATATGCTCGAAGCATTTCCGCCTGCGCGCAAACTGACAGTCGCGGTCTGCCTCGTGCTGACCAATATTTCTCTGGCATCGCCAATGGCACGATTTCTGTCACCCGCACTGCTCGACTTCGGTCAATGGCGCGGGCTCTATATGTTCGAGGTTTCGCTGGCCTTTATTGCCTTTACGATCATTTATCTTCTGCCACTGACACCGCCCCCACGCGCCAAGGTTATCGAGAAACTTGATATTCTGGCCTATCTGCTGATTGCCGTCGGTTTCGGCTGTACTGCTGTCGTTCTTGTAACCGGACGGCTTTACTGGTGGACGGAAGTGTCATGGCTCGGCATTCTTCTTGCCATCGCCGTTGTCACGCTGACGCTGGCCGTTATCATCGACCTCAATCGAACGAAGCCGCTGCTTGATATCCGCTGGATCGTGAGCAAGGAAGTGTTGCATCTGGCCGGAACCATTCTCTTGTTCCGCTTGATCGTTTCCGAGCAAGCCACCGTTGCAACCAACTTCTTCCAGAATCTGGGCCTGCTCAACGATCAGATTGCCACGCTCTACGCGGTGATGATGGTATCAATGGTCGTCGCAGGCCTGTGCTGTGCTGCGGTGATGACGCCGGAACGCGGGCCTGCCATCCATGTGATCGCCCTGATCTTCCTGATTATCGGCTCCTATATGGACAGTCAGGCAACGAACCTGACGCGCCCTGAGAACATGTATGTCAGTCAGGCGCTGATCGCAGCGGCAACGGTGATTTTCCTGCCGCCTGCCATGTCGGCGGGCCTGATGTCTGCGCTGAAACGTGGGCCGGTCTATATCCTCAATTTCTTCATTGTGTTTCTGGCAACACAAAGCCTTGGCGGCCTGCTTGGAACTGCAGTTTTCGGCAGTTTCATCACCATCCGCGAGAAATTCCACTCCAACGTCCTTGCCGAACATATTGTCATGTCCGACCCGCTCGTTGCCCAGCGTGTTGCCCAACTGGCAAGCGGCTATGGCCGCGTCATCACCGACAAGGTGCTCCTCAATGCGGAGGGTATCGCGCTCCTGTCGCAGCAGGCCACCCGCGAAGCCAATATCCTTGCCTATAATGATGCATTCTTCCTGATAGCGGGCATCTCATTCTTTGCCCTTGTCGCCCTCCTCCTCCATGTCAGCTTTCGCTATGGCATCAGGAAGTTCACACTTCCGGCTATCACAGGCGAAATTGCTCAACCAAGTTCGTAA